From a region of the Daphnia pulicaria isolate SC F1-1A chromosome 1, SC_F0-13Bv2, whole genome shotgun sequence genome:
- the LOC124320194 gene encoding FAD-dependent oxidoreductase domain-containing protein 1-like, translated as MFNRAITGVQLKPWLKSKYLVQSLSFPVRSFCNSQIKYSNKGDESDKPLSNVVPDFQSELFEETRCPPLTQPLKPFLHPIKRSFDYLGITGRNDPQTHNNLYFPRHCDIVIIGGGIMGCSIAYWLKQRGHDNGLRVIVVERDPNYTRASTVLSVGGLRQQFSLPENIQMSLFGAEFLRNAKRLLSGENLEGPDVQFHPYGYLFLATQKGADQLIENHKLQTSLGAKIKLFSPYKLKEKFPWINTDGVELASFGQENEGWFDPWALLNGFRNKAIELGVEFVKADTVGFETEDTLVHSKPGVGESFNYNKLKRVHVRLTNGEVRTIDFSLCVMAAGAQSGEVSKLAGIGIGTGLLRKALPVEPRKRYVYCFHAPDGPGLDCPLTVDTTGSYFRREGLGGHYIAGKSPTANEEPGIANLDVDYTFFDQQVWPEIAQRVPGFENIKLKSAWSGYYDYNTFDQNAVIGSHPYHGNLMFATGFSGHGIQHAPAVGRAIMELVVDGRFKDIDLKRFGFDRILTNHPVFEQNIV; from the exons ATGTTTAATCGTGCAATAACCGGCGTCCAATTAAAGCCATGGTTGAAGTCAAAATATCTTGTGCAAAGTTTATCTTTCCCAGTGAGATCTTTTTGCAATAGTCAGATAAAATATTCTAACAAAGGAGACGAGTCAGATAAACCTCTTTCTAATGTTGTTCCCGATTTTCAATCAGAACTTTTCGAAGAAACACGATGTCCACCATTAACTCAGCCCCTCAAACCTTTCCTACACCCTATTAAAAGGTCATTTGATTATTTGGGCATCACTGGAAGGAATGATCCCCAAACACACAATAACCTTTATTTTCCACGCCATTGTGATATTGTTATTATTGGTGGTGGAATAATGGGCTGTTCTATTGCCTATTGGCTGAAGCAAAGAGGTCACGATAATGGATTGAGGGTGATTGTAGTTGAAAGAGATCCAAATTACACGAGAGCCTCCACTGTTTTGTCAGTTGGTGGTTTACGTCAGCAGTTCTCACTGCCAGAAAACATCCAAATGTCTCTGTTTGGAGCAGAGTTTTTGAGAAATGCTAAGAGATTGTTATCAGGTGAAAACTTGGAGGGTCCTGATGTACAGTTTCACCCCTATGGATATCTATTTCTGGCCACACAGAAAGGTGCTGATCAGCTTATAGAAAATCACAAACTTCAAAC aTCTTtaggagcaaaaataaaactgttttCTCCTTACaaacttaaagaaaaatttccatgGATCAACACAGACGGTGTGGAATTAGCTTCCTTTGGACAAGAAAATGAAGGCTG GTTTGATCCATGGGCATTGCTAAACGGGTTCAGGAATAAGGCAATAGAATTGGGGGTCGAATTTGTTAAG GCGGACACGGTGGGATTTGAAACAGAGGATACGCTTGTGCATTCCAAGCCTGGTGTCGGGGAGAGCTTTAATTACAACAAGCTTAAAAGAGTCCAC GTTCGATTGACTAACGGAGAGGTTAGAACGATTGATTTTTCGTTATGCGTAATGGCAGCTGGTGCTCAATCTGGTGAAGTGAGTAAATTGGCTGGAATTGGAATAGGAACCGGCTTATTGCGTAAAGCTCTACCTGTTGAACCCAG aaagcGTTATGTTTATTGCTTTCATGCACCAGACGGTCCAGGACTCGATTGTCCTCTTACAGTGGATACCACTGGTTCCTACTTTAG GCGTGAAGGACTTGGAGGACATTACATAGCTGGAAAATCTCCTACTGCAAACGAAGAACCTGGAATTGCTAATTTAGATGTTGATTACACCTTTTTCGATCAGCAGGTGTGGCCAGAAATAGCGCAACGTGTTCCTGGATTTGAAAACATAAAG ctCAAGAGTGCTTGGTCTGGTTATTATGATTACAATACCTTCGACCAAAACGCTGTAATCGGTTCTCATCCATATCATGGCAACCTTATGTTTGCAACTGGCTTCAGCGGTCACGGAATACAACACGCCCCTGCTGTAGGAAGAGCTATTATGGAACTTGTTGTGGACGGAAGATTCaaagacattgatttaaaacgtTTTGGATTTGACAGAATACTAACAAATCATCCtgtttttgaacaaaatattgTATAA
- the LOC124320193 gene encoding solute carrier organic anion transporter family member 74D-like isoform X1, translating to MIQQQQDQPVVTMVKRGSSRFDPLPTSDDSDPALLSHRSIEGSSGGGGGPNWPLAPTQSDRIDGQNGLDASNNTSYSPKGEESQRLAVVDQPVIKRLNGGDATHRTDINDHPGDDDEEDEDEALLCGLGPCFSPAWLQPLASKQMFLAVFCLACVLQGMFYTYFVSVLTTIEKLFQIQSKTTGIIMSATEMGQIGGALLLTYYGGQGHRPKWIGWGMVLFGASAALCSLPHFLFWRTKPNTGSSSSLSSMLAPDLYGGGLGLLATMDPSSVVPGPQQLEMDLICRQVENANLSLRPQISELERNEQCAKSSEQQAISRTTTVVLAFFFLSLLGIGMGRTAVETLGIPYMDDNVAGRESPTYFAINIGVKILGPVFGFVLGSLCTSIYVDPLVEPDVTPKDPRWIGAWWLGMIFVASTILLASLSMFAFPRRLPRKGRQAAHRPKQTNGKMLSTEAKTEQTVASAMRNKNPSLKDFPKAIRRLLKNDILLFRTASSVLHILPVAGLYTFLPKYLESQFRMAAHTANMISGIGGIGVMGIGIFFSGVFIRLKKPSPKFVAAWIALTALLYAIGMALLMLLGCPMSDFSGLEQTDSGMTVKLPCNRTCECDTSVFAPICTSTGETYFSACHAGCANLTQVGSQIGNTTYSNCECLDAGVTATSGYCHLECNNYIWYIGIFSLFVLIHSTSEVGSMLLTLRCVHAKDKAMALGLIQFAIGLFANVPCPIIYGAVVDSACFVWEKTCGEQGACWLYDAKTFRVSFHGTTGALMLCAFFVDLVVWYKADKITFPEDEAPPCVEMEQLAPTAPLAVQYESTL from the exons atgattcaGCAGCAACAAG ATCAACCTGTTGTGACGATGGTGAAACGAGGGTCTTCCCGCTTCGATCCACTTCCAACTTCTGATGACTCGGATCCTGCTCTACTTAGTCACCGATCCATCGAAGGGagcagcggcggcggaggCGGACCGAATTGGCCACTAGCGCCCACTCAGTCGGATCGGATCGACGGGCAAAACGGCCTGGATGCCAGCAACAACACCTCCTACAGCCCCAAAGGCGAAGAATCTCAGAGACTAGCCGTTGTCGATCAGCCGGTCATCAAGCGACTGAACGGCGGCGACGCCACTCATCGCACCGACATCAACGACCATCCaggagacgacgacgaagaagatgaagacgagGCCCTGCTCTGCGGTCTCGGCCCGTGTTTCTCGCCCGCCTGGCTCCAGCCGTTGGCGTCCAAGCAAATGTTCTTGGCCGTCTTCTGCCTG GCCTGCGTCCTCCAGGGCATGTTCTATACGTATTTCGTCAGCGTGCTGACGACGATCGAAAAGCTCTTTCAGATCCAGTCGAAAACGACGGGCATCATCATGAGCGCCACCGAAATGGGCCAGATCGGTGGGGCCCTTCTTCTCACTTACTACGGCGGCCAGGGACATCGCCCTAAATGGATCGGTTGGGGCATGGTCCTGTTTGGCGCTTCGGCCGCCCTGTGCTCGCTGccgcattttctcttttggagGACCAAACCCAACACGggatcctcttcttctctgtCTTCTATGCTGGCACCGGATCTGTACGGCGGTGGTCTCGGTCTTCTGGCAACGATGGATCCTTCTTCCGTCGTTCCGGGCCCACAGCAACTGGAAATGGATCTCATCTGCCGACAGGTGGAGAACGCCAATCTCAGCTTGCGCCCGCAAATTTCTGAACTCGAACGCAACGAGCAATGTGCca AGAGTAGTGAACAGCAAGCCATTTCACGAACGACTACTGTAGTGCtggccttctttttcttgagccTTTTAGGTATTGGCATGGGTCGAACGGCTGTCGAAACCCTCGGTATCCCATACATGGATGACAACGTTGCCGGCCGTGAATCTCCTACTTATTTCG CTATCAACATTGGCGTCAAGATATTGGGTCCCGTCTTTGGCTTTGTCCTGGGCTCACTCTGCACTTCGATATACGTCGACCCGCTAGTCGAACCTGACGTCACACCAAAAGACCCTCGATGGATCGGAGCCTGGTGGCTTG GAATGATATTCGTCGCTTCCACTATTTTGCTGGCTTCACTATCCATGTTTGCTTTCCCACGGCGGTTGCCCAGGAAAGGCCGGCAGGCTGCCCATCGCCCAAAACAGACTAATGGCAAAATGCTGTCGACAGAAGCCAAAACGGAACAGACAGTGGCGTCAGCCATGCGAAACAAGAATCCCAGTTTGAAAGATTTCCCCAAAGCCATCCGGCGGCTCTTGAAGAACGACATCCTCCTCTTCCGAACTGCTAGTAGCGTTCTTCACATTCTCCCCGTGGCTGGCCTTTACACTTTTCTGCCCAAATACCTCGAGTCGCAATTCAGAATGGCCGCTCACACTGCCAATATGATCTCag GTATTGGTGGTATAGGCGTGATGGGCATTGGCATTTTCTTCAGTGGAGTCTTTATTCGTCTAAAAAAACCCAGTCCCAAATTTGTAGCTGCTTGGATTGCTTTGACGGCCCTTCTGTACGCCATCG GTATGGCCCTTTTAATGTTGCTGGGCTGCCCCATGAGCGACTTTTCTGGTCTGGAACAGACTGACAG CGGGATGACGGTGAAACTTCCTTGCAACCGCACATGCGAGTGTGATACCAGCGTCTTTGCACCCATTTGCACATCAACAGGCGAGACCTACTTTTCAGCCTGTCACGCCGGTTGCGCTAATCTCACACAAGTCGGCAGCCAAATTGGAAACACTACG TATTCCAACTGTGAATGCCTCGATGCGGGCGTAACGGCCACCTCGGGATACTGCCACCTCGAATGCAACAACTACATCTGGTACATTGGGATCTTTTCGCTGTTTGTTTTGATCCATTCGACGAGTGAGGTGGGCTCAATGCTGTTGACTCTGAGATGCGTTCACGCCAAAGATAAAGCGATGGCCCTCGGGTTAATTCAATTCGCCATTGGATTGTTtg ccAACGTTCCGTGTCCGATTATTTACGGCGCTGTGGTCGATTCGGCCTGTTTTGTATGGGAAAAGACATGCGGCGAGCAAGGAGCTTGTTGGCTCTACGATGCCAAAACCTTCCGAGTCTCATTTCACG gtacgACAGGAGCGTTGATGCTCTGCGCTTTCTTTGTCGATCTGGTCGTTTGGTACAAAGCCGACAAGATCACTTTTCCTGAGGACGAGGCTCCGCCCTGCGTCGAAATGGAGCAGTTGGCTCCCACCGCGCCACTGGCCGTCCAATATGAAAGCACTCTGTGA
- the LOC124320193 gene encoding solute carrier organic anion transporter family member 74D-like isoform X2: MVKRGSSRFDPLPTSDDSDPALLSHRSIEGSSGGGGGPNWPLAPTQSDRIDGQNGLDASNNTSYSPKGEESQRLAVVDQPVIKRLNGGDATHRTDINDHPGDDDEEDEDEALLCGLGPCFSPAWLQPLASKQMFLAVFCLACVLQGMFYTYFVSVLTTIEKLFQIQSKTTGIIMSATEMGQIGGALLLTYYGGQGHRPKWIGWGMVLFGASAALCSLPHFLFWRTKPNTGSSSSLSSMLAPDLYGGGLGLLATMDPSSVVPGPQQLEMDLICRQVENANLSLRPQISELERNEQCAKSSEQQAISRTTTVVLAFFFLSLLGIGMGRTAVETLGIPYMDDNVAGRESPTYFAINIGVKILGPVFGFVLGSLCTSIYVDPLVEPDVTPKDPRWIGAWWLGMIFVASTILLASLSMFAFPRRLPRKGRQAAHRPKQTNGKMLSTEAKTEQTVASAMRNKNPSLKDFPKAIRRLLKNDILLFRTASSVLHILPVAGLYTFLPKYLESQFRMAAHTANMISGIGGIGVMGIGIFFSGVFIRLKKPSPKFVAAWIALTALLYAIGMALLMLLGCPMSDFSGLEQTDSGMTVKLPCNRTCECDTSVFAPICTSTGETYFSACHAGCANLTQVGSQIGNTTYSNCECLDAGVTATSGYCHLECNNYIWYIGIFSLFVLIHSTSEVGSMLLTLRCVHAKDKAMALGLIQFAIGLFANVPCPIIYGAVVDSACFVWEKTCGEQGACWLYDAKTFRVSFHGTTGALMLCAFFVDLVVWYKADKITFPEDEAPPCVEMEQLAPTAPLAVQYESTL; the protein is encoded by the exons ATGGTGAAACGAGGGTCTTCCCGCTTCGATCCACTTCCAACTTCTGATGACTCGGATCCTGCTCTACTTAGTCACCGATCCATCGAAGGGagcagcggcggcggaggCGGACCGAATTGGCCACTAGCGCCCACTCAGTCGGATCGGATCGACGGGCAAAACGGCCTGGATGCCAGCAACAACACCTCCTACAGCCCCAAAGGCGAAGAATCTCAGAGACTAGCCGTTGTCGATCAGCCGGTCATCAAGCGACTGAACGGCGGCGACGCCACTCATCGCACCGACATCAACGACCATCCaggagacgacgacgaagaagatgaagacgagGCCCTGCTCTGCGGTCTCGGCCCGTGTTTCTCGCCCGCCTGGCTCCAGCCGTTGGCGTCCAAGCAAATGTTCTTGGCCGTCTTCTGCCTG GCCTGCGTCCTCCAGGGCATGTTCTATACGTATTTCGTCAGCGTGCTGACGACGATCGAAAAGCTCTTTCAGATCCAGTCGAAAACGACGGGCATCATCATGAGCGCCACCGAAATGGGCCAGATCGGTGGGGCCCTTCTTCTCACTTACTACGGCGGCCAGGGACATCGCCCTAAATGGATCGGTTGGGGCATGGTCCTGTTTGGCGCTTCGGCCGCCCTGTGCTCGCTGccgcattttctcttttggagGACCAAACCCAACACGggatcctcttcttctctgtCTTCTATGCTGGCACCGGATCTGTACGGCGGTGGTCTCGGTCTTCTGGCAACGATGGATCCTTCTTCCGTCGTTCCGGGCCCACAGCAACTGGAAATGGATCTCATCTGCCGACAGGTGGAGAACGCCAATCTCAGCTTGCGCCCGCAAATTTCTGAACTCGAACGCAACGAGCAATGTGCca AGAGTAGTGAACAGCAAGCCATTTCACGAACGACTACTGTAGTGCtggccttctttttcttgagccTTTTAGGTATTGGCATGGGTCGAACGGCTGTCGAAACCCTCGGTATCCCATACATGGATGACAACGTTGCCGGCCGTGAATCTCCTACTTATTTCG CTATCAACATTGGCGTCAAGATATTGGGTCCCGTCTTTGGCTTTGTCCTGGGCTCACTCTGCACTTCGATATACGTCGACCCGCTAGTCGAACCTGACGTCACACCAAAAGACCCTCGATGGATCGGAGCCTGGTGGCTTG GAATGATATTCGTCGCTTCCACTATTTTGCTGGCTTCACTATCCATGTTTGCTTTCCCACGGCGGTTGCCCAGGAAAGGCCGGCAGGCTGCCCATCGCCCAAAACAGACTAATGGCAAAATGCTGTCGACAGAAGCCAAAACGGAACAGACAGTGGCGTCAGCCATGCGAAACAAGAATCCCAGTTTGAAAGATTTCCCCAAAGCCATCCGGCGGCTCTTGAAGAACGACATCCTCCTCTTCCGAACTGCTAGTAGCGTTCTTCACATTCTCCCCGTGGCTGGCCTTTACACTTTTCTGCCCAAATACCTCGAGTCGCAATTCAGAATGGCCGCTCACACTGCCAATATGATCTCag GTATTGGTGGTATAGGCGTGATGGGCATTGGCATTTTCTTCAGTGGAGTCTTTATTCGTCTAAAAAAACCCAGTCCCAAATTTGTAGCTGCTTGGATTGCTTTGACGGCCCTTCTGTACGCCATCG GTATGGCCCTTTTAATGTTGCTGGGCTGCCCCATGAGCGACTTTTCTGGTCTGGAACAGACTGACAG CGGGATGACGGTGAAACTTCCTTGCAACCGCACATGCGAGTGTGATACCAGCGTCTTTGCACCCATTTGCACATCAACAGGCGAGACCTACTTTTCAGCCTGTCACGCCGGTTGCGCTAATCTCACACAAGTCGGCAGCCAAATTGGAAACACTACG TATTCCAACTGTGAATGCCTCGATGCGGGCGTAACGGCCACCTCGGGATACTGCCACCTCGAATGCAACAACTACATCTGGTACATTGGGATCTTTTCGCTGTTTGTTTTGATCCATTCGACGAGTGAGGTGGGCTCAATGCTGTTGACTCTGAGATGCGTTCACGCCAAAGATAAAGCGATGGCCCTCGGGTTAATTCAATTCGCCATTGGATTGTTtg ccAACGTTCCGTGTCCGATTATTTACGGCGCTGTGGTCGATTCGGCCTGTTTTGTATGGGAAAAGACATGCGGCGAGCAAGGAGCTTGTTGGCTCTACGATGCCAAAACCTTCCGAGTCTCATTTCACG gtacgACAGGAGCGTTGATGCTCTGCGCTTTCTTTGTCGATCTGGTCGTTTGGTACAAAGCCGACAAGATCACTTTTCCTGAGGACGAGGCTCCGCCCTGCGTCGAAATGGAGCAGTTGGCTCCCACCGCGCCACTGGCCGTCCAATATGAAAGCACTCTGTGA